The following proteins are co-located in the Scomber scombrus chromosome 2, fScoSco1.1, whole genome shotgun sequence genome:
- the LOC133990092 gene encoding lysozyme g-like: protein MRVATTGASMKTAQQDRLGYSGVKASHTMAETDQGRMKKYKSIISSVGGKYGIDPAIIAAIISRESRAGNALHDGWGDYDASREAYNAWGLMQVDVNPRGGGHTAHGAWDSEEHLCQGTEILIYFIQRISNKFPDWSKEQQLKGAIAAYNMGDKNVRTQEHMDVGTTGGDYSSDVVARAQWYKTKFFKS, encoded by the exons ATGCGTGTAGCAACTACTGGGGCTTCAATGAAAACAGCCCAGCAGGACAGGCTGGGATACTCAG GTGTGAAGGCGTCACACACCATGGCAGAGACTGATCAGGGACGAATGAAGAAGTACAAGTCCATCATCAGCAGTGTGGGAGGCAAATATGGAATTGACCCTGCTATCATTGCTGCCATCATCTCCAGAGAGTCCAGGGCTGGAAATGCACTACATGATGGCTGGGGAGACTATGACGCATCCAGAGAAGCGTATAATGCCTGGGGGCTGATGCAG GTTGATGTCAATCCCAGGGGAGGTGGACACACTGCGCATGGTGCATGGGACAGTGAGGAGCACCTCTGCCAAGGCACAGAGatcttgatttattttatccAACGGATCAGCAACAAGTTTCCTGACTGGAGCAAGGAGCAGCAGCTGAAAG GAGCGATAGCCGCCTACAATATGGGAGATAAAAATGTCCGTACCCAAGAACACATGGATGTCGGCACAACAGGTGGAGACTACTCCAGTGATGTTGTAGCCAGAGCTCAGTGGTACAAAACtaagttttttaaaagctga
- the LOC133990081 gene encoding zinc finger protein Gfi-1-like, which yields MPRSFLVKRGGLHHLRPAERGPGSTTLYSPAAKHPDGDEHLQPFNPKSYVCRSPEPCSPVNQNTLSPFEKAGSPTPALWSRPPVNSEYPDKLSGGLGDLTQHAQVLRETKSSKISALRQECPLCSKICSCLSSLKTHLKSHTGRSPLSPARIKSRRDTEQTPCRGKERTFGCTVCGKVFKRSSTLSTHLLIHSDTRPYPCQYCGKRFHQKSDMKKHTFIHTGEKPHVCQICGKAFSQSSNLITHSRKHRDDRPYRCPHCLYSFQHKVDLRQHQEHHCAYR from the exons ATGCCTCGTTCTTTCTTGGTGAAGCGAGGAGGGCTGCACCACCTTCGGCCTGCAGAGAGAGGCCCTGGATCAACCACG CTGTATTCTCCTGCTGCCAAACACCCTGATGGAGACGAGCACCTTCAGCCATTCAATCCCAAATCTTACG TCTGTAGATCTCCTGAGCCCTGCagtcctgtcaatcaaaataCTTTAAGTCCCTTTGAAAAAGCCGGATCTCCTACACCAGCCCTATGGTCCAGACCACCTGTGAACTCAGAATATCCAGACAAACTGTCAGGGGGACTGGGAGACTTGACTCAGCACGCTCAGGTCCTCAGGGAGACCAAGAGCTCGAAGATCAGCGCTCTGAGGCAAGAGTGTCCATTGTGTAGCAAA ATATGTTCATGTCTGTCCAGTTTAAAGACACACCTCAAGAGTCATACAGGCAGGTCACCTCTGTCGCCAGCACGCATCAAGTCCAGGAGAGATACTGAACAGACACCATGCAGGGGCAAG GAGAGGACGTTTGGCTGTACCGTGTGCGGAAAAGTGTTCAAGCGCTCCTCCACCCTCTCCACTCATCTGCTCATACATTCAGACACCCGACCGTATCCCTGCCAGTACTGCGGCAAGAGGTTCCACCAGAAGTCTGACATGAAGAAACACACCTTCATACACACTG GAGAGAAACCCCATGTGTGTCAGATATGTGGGAAGGCATTCAGCCAGAGCTCCAACCTCATCACCCACAGCCGTAAACACAGGGACGACCGGCCCTACCGCTGCCCTCACTGCCTCTACAGTTTCCAGCACAAAGTGGACCTGCGGCAGCACCAGGAGCACCACTGCGCCTACCGCTGA
- the evi5l gene encoding EVI5-like protein — protein MSIPSGSPEREGSVGPPPQLECPSSPSGMDPDPPSTGSPVLSPDSSSHDTALSAPAASPADSENLSPDELELLAKLEEQNRLLEADSKSMRSMSGSRRNSGSSLVSSSSASSNLSHLEEDTWILWGRIVNEWEEWRRKKDKLLKELIRKGIPHHFRAIVWQLLGNATDMPVKNQYSELLKMSSPCEKLIRRDIARTYPEHEFFKGQDSLGQEVLFNVMKAYSLVDREVGYCQGSAFIVGLLLMQMPEEEAFCVFVRLMQEYRLRELFKPSMAELGLCIYQFEYLLQEQLPELNVHFRSQSFHTSMYASSWFLTLFLTFLPLPVATRIFDIFMYEGLEIIFRVGLAILQYNQTDLIQLDMEGMSQHFQKVIPHQFDSCPDKLILRAYQVKYNPKRMKKLEKEYTTIKNKEMEEQIEIKRLRTENRLLKQRIETLEKESAALADRLIQGQVTRAQEAEENYVIKRELAVVRQQCNTASESLEKAQETIRELQQQKYTEQFVNNLQTQLEQSRLREAELLGALKEMQDKVLDLEKRNNCLPDENNVAALQEEVKQMKLRELETLRSFREMQDSVAELNQRWQHHMSRGSSTGGGGSHWKESPKKNAMNELQDKLMTVRLREAQAQAELREVKLKALQQESQNQIHSKLIGRNEQERSALQDRLQMLGNQNKALQSQVNELKRKQAEFDCKSKEEVMAVRLREADSMAAMAELRQKIAELEIQKEAGLIQGQLNHSDSRQYINQLRDHIAELKNEIRDLRGHKGTPSSRVSGGGGGTNFQDLCLASPASAEGDYLSSDDDLLPSPLPPNALYPSLTSQCHPSARLDSEGSTDSEAEERVRTHPDPQQLYGSMVCAEALEN, from the exons ATGTCTATACCCAGCGGCAGCCCAGAGAGAGAGGGCTCTGTTGGGCCTCCCCCTCAACTAGAGTGCCCTTCTTCCCCTTCCGGCATGGACCCAGACCCCCCGTCGACAGGCAGCCCAGTGCTCAGCCCAGACTCATCTTCCCATGATACAGCGCTGTCAGCACCAGCGGCCTCCCCGGCAGACTCCGAGAACCTGAGTCCAGATGAGCTGGAGCTGCTGGCCAAACTGGAGGAGCAGAACAG GTTGCTGGAGGCGGATTCAAAATCCATGCGTTCAATGAGCGGCTCACGGCGCAACAGTGGCTCCTCTCTAGTGTCCAGCTCTTCGGCCTCATCAAACCTGTCACACCTGGAGGAGGATACATGGATCTTGTGGGGCCGCATCGTCAACGAGTGGGAAGAGTGGAGACGTAAGAAGGACAAACTCCTAAAG GAGTTGATCAGGAAGGGCATCCCCCATCATTTCCGGGCCATTGTGTGGCAGCTGCTGGGCAACGCTACCGACATGCCGGTGAAGAACCAGTATTCTGAGCTGCTGAAGATGTCCTCCCCCTGTGAGAAGCTCATCCGCAGAGACATCGCCCGCACCTACCCTGAGCACGAGTTCTTCAAAGGCCAGGACAGCCTGGGGCAGGAAGTCCTCTTCAACGTCATGAAG GCCTACTCTTTGGTGGATCGAGAGGTGGGCTACTGCCAAGGCAGCGCATTCATCGTTGGTCTGCTGCTTATGCAG ATGCCCGAGGAGGAGgcgttttgtgtgtttgtgcgtctgATGCAAGAGTACCGTCTACGAGAGCTCTTTAAACCCAGCATGGCTGAGCTGGGCCTCTGCATCTACCAGTTTGAGTATTTGCTACAG gAGCAACTTCCAGAGCTGAACGTCCATTTCCGGTCTCAGAGCTTCCACACATCCATGTACGCCTCATCCTGGTTCCTCACCCTCTTCCTCACCTTTCTCCCTCTGCCTGTTGCCACACgcatatttgatattttcatgTATGAG GGCCTAGAGATTATCTTCCGTGTGGGCCTGGCCATCCTGCAGTATAACCAGACTGACCTCATTCAGCTGGACATGGAGGGCATGTCACAG CATTTCCAGAAGGTGATCCCCCACCAGTTTGACAGCTGCCCCGACAAGCTGATCCTCAGGGCCTACCAGGTCAAATACAACCCCAAGAGGATGAAGAA aCTTGAGAAAGAATATACCACAATCAAGAACAAAGAAATGGAGGAGCAAATTGAGAtcaag AGGTTACGCACAGAAAACAGGCTGCTGAAGCAGAGGATTGAGACTCTGGAGAAG GAGAGCGCTGCTCTGGCAGACAGACTGATACAG GGTCAAGTAACGAGGGCACAGGAAGCAGAGGAGAACTACGTGATCAAGCGGGAGCTGGCAGTGGTGAGGCAGCAGTGTAACACAGCCAGCGAGAGCCTCGAGAAAGCTCAGGAAACCATCAGAGAACTGCAGCAACAGAAG TACACAGAGCAGTTTGTGAACAATCTGCAGACCCAGCTGGAGCAGTCCCGACTGCGTGAGGCCGAACTGCTGGGAGCACTGAAGGAAATGCAAGACAAGGTGCTAGACCTGGAGAAG AGGAACAATTGCCTGCCGGATGAAAACAACGTGGCAGCTctgcaggaggaggtgaagcAGATGAAGCTGAGGGAGCTGGAGACGCTGCGCTCGTTCAGAGAGATGCAGGACTCTGTCGCTGAGCTCAACCAGCGCTGGCAG catCATATGTCCCGTGGCAGCAGCACTGGTGGTGGCGGCAGCCACTGGAAGGAATCTCCGAAGAAGAACGCCATGAACGAGCTGCAGGACAAACTGATGACGGTCAGACTGAGGGAGGCCCAGGCCCAGGCCGAGCTCCGAGAGGTCAAACTGAAAGCCCTGCAGCAGGAGAGCCAG AACCAGATCCACAGCAAGCTGATTGGTCGCAATGAGCAGGAACGCTCTGCCCTCCAGGACCGGCTCCAGATGCTGGGCAATCAGAACAAAGCTCTCCAGTCCCAGGTCAACGAGTTGAAAAGGAAGCAGGCCGAGTTCGACTGCAAG AGTAAAGAAGAAGTGATGGCAGTGCGACTGAGGGAAGCAGACAGTATGGCTGCCATGGCTGAACTCAGGCAGAAGATTGCTGAACTCGagatacag aaaGAGGCAGGGCTGATCCAGGGTCAGCTGAATCACTCTGACTCCAGACAGTACATCAACCAGCTCCGGGACCATATCGCTGAGCTCAAGAACGAG ATCAGGGATTTGCGGGGGCACAAGGGGACCCCCAGTTCCAGGGTGAGCGGTGGAGGCGGAGGTACCAACTTCCAGGATCTCTGTCTTGCCAGCCCCGCCTCTGCCGAGGGGGACTACCTGAGCTCAGACGATGACCTGCTCCCCAGCCCGCTGCCTCCCAACGCCCTTTACCCCTCCCTGACCAGCCAGTGTCACCCGTCTGCCCGCCTCGACAGTGAAGGCAGCACAGACAGCGAGGCAGAGGAGCGAGTGCGTACACATCCGGACCCACAGCAGCTGTATGGCAGCATGGTGTGCGCCGAGGCGCTGGAAAACTGA